A section of the Burkholderia mallei ATCC 23344 genome encodes:
- a CDS encoding chemotaxis protein CheW produces MNAILEAPHAARMSGQDAARDAQEFVTFRLGTEEYGIDILRVQEIRSYEEPTRIANAPAFIKGVINLRGVIVPIIDLRLKFALDSAEYNTSTVVIVLNVAARTVGVVVDAVSDVLELAAADRRPAPEFGAAIDTGFITDLGSIAGENGNRMLILLDIERLIAAADVGLVG; encoded by the coding sequence ATGAATGCAATTCTGGAAGCGCCGCACGCGGCGCGCATGAGCGGGCAGGACGCGGCGCGCGATGCTCAGGAATTCGTCACGTTCCGGCTCGGCACCGAGGAATACGGAATCGACATCCTGCGCGTGCAGGAGATCCGGTCGTATGAAGAGCCGACGCGCATCGCGAACGCGCCGGCGTTCATCAAGGGCGTGATCAACCTGCGCGGCGTGATCGTGCCGATCATCGACCTGCGCCTGAAGTTCGCGCTCGATTCGGCCGAGTACAACACGTCGACGGTGGTCATCGTGCTGAACGTCGCGGCGCGCACGGTGGGCGTCGTCGTCGACGCGGTGAGCGACGTGCTCGAACTCGCGGCCGCCGACCGGCGGCCGGCGCCCGAATTCGGCGCGGCGATCGACACCGGCTTCATCACGGACCTCGGATCGATCGCTGGCGAAAACGGCAACCGGATGCTGATCCTGCTCGACATCGAGCGGCTGATCGCGGCGGCGGACGTCGGGCTCGTCGGCTGA
- a CDS encoding methyl-accepting chemotaxis protein, whose protein sequence is MNFQNMTVSTKLTLAFGALVGLVLLVSVLALHALGDANDRFASYVSGISARAEAAEQVRTAVDRRAIAARNLVLVTKPADVELEKAAVTQAEDDVQAHLRRLKELLSSASDGNDKARGLVADIDRVEAQYGPVALAIVNAALNNRHDEAITMMNDQCRPLLAQLVKATNAYSEYTRGRAQEMVRESADHYASQRLLLVGLCAAAIGAAVIAAILIARGLMRALGAEPATLGDVTRRVANGDLSPVAGAQTAPSGSVLASMGEMQASLVRLIGQVSTAADSIATGSSQIASGNQDLSSRTEHQASSLQETASSMEELTSTVRQNAENAQQASSLAANASEVAQKGSTVVGQVVDTMTDISQSSEKVAEITGIIESIAFQTNILALNAAVEAARAGEQGRGFAVVASEVRSLAQRSSSAAKEIKDLINASVQKIHDGSALAGEAGKTMTEVTQAVARVTDIMGEIAAASGEQSRGIEQVNQAIAQMDEVTQQNAALVEEAAAASKSLEEQGRHLTQAVSFFRASAASAAPQARHAAPAKPKAKRGVAAPASAPRAAHAAPTFNKPAPALAAAATASDDWQTF, encoded by the coding sequence ATGAACTTTCAAAACATGACTGTGAGCACGAAGCTGACCCTTGCGTTCGGTGCGCTGGTGGGACTCGTGCTGCTCGTGTCCGTCCTGGCGCTGCACGCGCTCGGCGATGCGAACGACCGTTTCGCCAGCTACGTGAGCGGCATCAGCGCGCGCGCGGAAGCGGCCGAGCAGGTACGCACGGCCGTGGACCGGCGCGCGATCGCCGCGCGCAATCTGGTGCTCGTGACGAAGCCCGCCGACGTCGAGCTCGAAAAGGCCGCCGTGACGCAGGCGGAGGACGACGTGCAGGCGCATCTGCGCCGGCTGAAGGAACTGCTCTCGAGCGCGTCGGACGGGAACGACAAGGCGCGCGGCCTCGTCGCCGACATCGACCGCGTCGAGGCGCAATACGGCCCGGTCGCGCTCGCGATCGTCAACGCCGCGCTGAACAATCGGCACGACGAAGCGATCACGATGATGAACGACCAGTGCCGCCCGCTGCTCGCTCAGCTCGTCAAGGCGACGAACGCCTACAGCGAATACACGCGCGGCCGCGCGCAGGAAATGGTCCGCGAATCGGCCGACCACTACGCGAGCCAGCGCCTGTTGCTGGTCGGCCTGTGCGCGGCGGCGATCGGCGCGGCGGTGATCGCGGCGATCCTGATCGCGCGGGGCTTGATGCGCGCGCTCGGCGCCGAACCCGCGACGCTCGGCGACGTCACGCGGCGCGTCGCGAACGGCGATCTGAGCCCGGTCGCGGGCGCGCAGACGGCGCCGTCGGGCAGCGTGCTCGCATCGATGGGCGAGATGCAGGCGAGCCTCGTGCGGCTGATCGGGCAGGTGAGCACCGCCGCGGACAGCATTGCGACGGGTTCGAGCCAGATCGCGTCGGGCAACCAGGATCTGTCGTCGCGCACCGAGCATCAGGCTTCGTCGCTGCAGGAAACGGCCTCCAGCATGGAGGAGTTGACGTCGACCGTGCGCCAGAACGCGGAGAACGCGCAGCAGGCGAGCTCGCTCGCGGCGAACGCGTCGGAAGTCGCTCAAAAGGGCAGTACGGTGGTCGGGCAGGTCGTCGACACGATGACCGACATCAGCCAGAGCTCGGAGAAAGTCGCGGAAATCACCGGGATCATCGAGAGTATCGCGTTCCAGACCAACATCCTCGCGCTGAATGCGGCCGTCGAGGCGGCCCGCGCGGGCGAGCAGGGGCGCGGCTTCGCGGTCGTCGCGAGCGAAGTGCGCAGCCTCGCGCAGCGCTCGTCGAGCGCGGCGAAGGAGATCAAGGATCTGATCAACGCGTCGGTGCAGAAGATCCATGACGGCTCGGCGCTCGCGGGCGAGGCGGGCAAGACGATGACCGAAGTCACGCAGGCGGTCGCGCGCGTGACCGACATCATGGGCGAGATCGCTGCGGCGTCCGGCGAGCAGAGCCGCGGCATCGAGCAGGTGAACCAGGCGATCGCGCAGATGGACGAAGTCACGCAGCAGAACGCCGCGCTCGTCGAGGAGGCGGCGGCCGCGTCGAAGTCGCTCGAAGAGCAGGGGCGCCATCTGACGCAGGCCGTGTCGTTCTTCCGCGCGAGCGCCGCAAGCGCGGCGCCGCAAGCGCGGCACGCGGCGCCGGCCAAGCCGAAGGCGAAGCGCGGTGTGGCGGCTCCCGCCTCCGCGCCGCGCGCGGCGCACGCCGCACCGACGTTCAACAAACCGGCGCCGGCTCTCGCCGCCGCCGCGACCGCAAGCGACGACTGGCAGACCTTCTGA
- a CDS encoding DUF3562 domain-containing protein has product MVQNRVDEIVQAIASETHTPAEAVSRLYEEALAEYSEGARVRDYLTVLVAKRVRETLRNRTH; this is encoded by the coding sequence ATGGTTCAGAACCGCGTCGACGAGATCGTCCAGGCGATCGCCTCCGAAACCCACACGCCCGCCGAAGCGGTGTCCCGTCTTTACGAGGAAGCGCTCGCCGAATATAGCGAAGGCGCGCGGGTGCGGGACTATCTGACCGTGCTCGTCGCGAAGCGGGTGAGAGAAACACTGCGCAATCGCACACATTGA
- a CDS encoding acyl-CoA synthetase, which translates to MAVRDIHDIEQIERVPLHARALPANTLQVFDERAAKTPDAPALTFFLDAGRLDRSHTWTFAELRADIVRTANVLASVGIGAGDVAAFVLPNLPDTHFAIWGGEAAGIAMAINPLLDGAQIAELVDAARAKVLICVAPTPGVDIWPKLAPHLDAMPTVETVIWVDLRPYVSLPKRAALAWIERREKARLRGARVRIVNLHAEMRRQPGDRLIRPRAIGPDEPSSYFCTGGTTGRPKIAVRTHGSEVFDVWAASETQARDDEGARTVFCGLPLFHVNGQLVTGLMAWLRGHHVVLGTPQGYRGKNVIARFWAIVEAYRINAFSGVPTLFAALLQQPVGRHDIGSLEYAACGAAPMPVELARSFERTTGVKIVEGYGLTESACIASLNPLDGERRIGSIGLRLPYQRMRAVIVDDTGRYVRDALVDEVGLIALAGPNVFRGYLDPAHERGLWIDIAGERWLNTGDLGRRDAHGYFWLVGRKKELIIRGGHNIDPRIIEDALAAHPAVALAAAIGRPDAHAGELPVAYVQLKAGASADEAALLAFAADAIAERAAVPKHVRILEAVPTTAVGKIFKPQLQRLEIADVVAACARDAQVALERVDVVQDARRGLVAQVAVRGAREALAERLARYAFPVDWSGDGAHARASEAQRDAAAARERAS; encoded by the coding sequence ATGGCGGTTCGCGACATCCACGACATCGAGCAGATCGAGCGCGTGCCGCTGCACGCGCGCGCGCTGCCCGCCAACACGCTGCAGGTTTTCGACGAGCGCGCGGCGAAGACGCCCGACGCGCCCGCCCTCACCTTCTTTCTCGACGCCGGCCGGCTCGACCGCTCGCATACGTGGACCTTCGCCGAGCTGCGCGCCGACATCGTCAGGACGGCGAACGTGCTCGCGAGCGTCGGCATCGGCGCGGGCGACGTCGCCGCGTTCGTGCTGCCGAACCTGCCCGACACGCATTTCGCGATCTGGGGCGGCGAGGCGGCCGGCATCGCGATGGCGATCAACCCGCTGCTCGACGGCGCGCAGATCGCGGAGCTCGTCGACGCGGCGCGCGCCAAGGTGCTGATTTGCGTCGCGCCGACGCCGGGCGTCGACATCTGGCCGAAGCTCGCGCCGCACCTGGACGCGATGCCGACTGTCGAGACCGTGATCTGGGTCGATCTGCGGCCCTACGTGTCATTGCCCAAGCGCGCGGCGCTCGCGTGGATCGAGCGGCGCGAGAAGGCGCGCCTGCGCGGCGCGCGGGTGCGCATCGTCAATCTGCACGCCGAGATGCGCCGGCAGCCGGGCGACAGGCTGATCCGGCCGCGCGCGATCGGGCCCGACGAGCCGTCGTCGTACTTCTGCACGGGCGGCACGACGGGCCGCCCGAAGATCGCGGTGCGCACGCACGGCTCCGAGGTGTTCGACGTGTGGGCGGCGAGCGAGACGCAGGCGCGCGACGACGAGGGCGCGCGCACGGTGTTCTGCGGGCTGCCGCTCTTTCACGTGAACGGCCAGCTCGTCACGGGCCTGATGGCGTGGCTGCGCGGCCATCATGTCGTGCTCGGCACGCCGCAGGGCTACCGCGGCAAGAACGTGATCGCGCGCTTCTGGGCGATCGTCGAGGCTTATCGGATCAATGCGTTTTCCGGCGTGCCGACGCTTTTCGCCGCGCTGTTGCAGCAGCCTGTCGGCCGGCACGACATCGGCTCGCTCGAATACGCGGCGTGCGGCGCGGCGCCGATGCCCGTCGAGCTCGCGCGCAGCTTCGAGCGCACGACCGGCGTGAAGATCGTCGAGGGCTACGGGCTGACCGAGAGCGCGTGCATCGCGTCGCTCAATCCGCTCGACGGCGAGCGGCGCATCGGCTCGATCGGCCTGCGCCTGCCCTACCAGCGCATGCGCGCGGTGATCGTCGACGACACCGGGCGCTACGTGCGCGACGCGCTCGTCGACGAAGTCGGGCTGATCGCGCTCGCGGGGCCGAACGTGTTTCGCGGCTACCTCGATCCGGCGCACGAGCGCGGCTTGTGGATCGACATCGCGGGCGAGCGGTGGCTGAACACGGGCGACCTCGGCCGGCGCGACGCGCACGGCTATTTCTGGCTCGTCGGCCGCAAGAAGGAGCTGATCATCCGCGGCGGGCACAACATCGATCCGCGGATCATCGAGGACGCGCTCGCCGCCCATCCGGCCGTCGCGCTCGCCGCGGCGATCGGCCGCCCGGACGCGCACGCGGGCGAGCTGCCCGTCGCGTACGTCCAGTTGAAGGCGGGCGCGAGCGCCGACGAGGCCGCGCTGCTCGCGTTCGCCGCGGACGCGATTGCCGAGCGCGCGGCGGTGCCCAAGCACGTGCGGATTCTCGAGGCGGTGCCGACCACCGCGGTGGGCAAGATCTTCAAGCCGCAGTTGCAGCGGCTCGAGATCGCCGACGTCGTCGCCGCGTGCGCGCGCGACGCGCAGGTCGCGCTCGAGCGGGTGGACGTCGTGCAGGACGCGCGGCGCGGGCTCGTCGCGCAGGTCGCCGTGCGCGGCGCACGCGAGGCGCTCGCCGAGCGGCTCGCCCGTTACGCGTTCCCCGTCGACTGGAGCGGCGACGGCGCGCACGCGCGGGCCTCCGAGGCGCAGCGCGACGCGGCCGCCGCGCGCGAGCGCGCGTCGTGA
- a CDS encoding MFS transporter, with the protein MRAGDFRVTAAVVASALFMQNLDSTVVATALPSMARELGVNVVFLSSAITSYLVALTVFIPVSGWIAERFGAKRVFIAAIAIFTAASVMCAAANGLATLVAARILQGAGGALMVPVGRLILYRGVSRHEMLAATTWLTMPALVGPLLGPPLGGFLTDALSWRAVFWINVPVGVAGAALAARLVPASAGERRAPADARGMLLVGAALAALMLGVETAGRGVLPAGAPALCLGAGVALGGLAIRHCRRVAHPAVDLSLLGIPTFHAATIAGSLFRAGAGALPFLVPLTLQVGFGASASRSGAITLASALGSLVMRPMTHAALHRAPMRTVLIAGSVSFAAVLAACATLSPAWPDAAVFALLLVGGLSRSLSFASLGALVFSDVPSERLSAATSFQGTAQQLMRAVGVAVAAGALHLAMLIGGRGQASRTDFACAFAAIALVVLASVPMFAALPADAGEGLAGPARRPRP; encoded by the coding sequence ATGCGCGCCGGCGACTTTCGCGTGACCGCGGCCGTCGTCGCGAGCGCGCTCTTCATGCAGAACCTCGACAGCACGGTCGTCGCGACCGCGCTGCCGAGCATGGCGCGCGAGCTTGGCGTGAACGTCGTGTTCCTGAGCAGCGCGATCACGTCGTACCTCGTCGCGCTGACGGTGTTCATTCCGGTGAGCGGCTGGATCGCGGAGCGCTTCGGCGCGAAGCGCGTGTTCATCGCCGCGATCGCGATCTTCACGGCGGCGTCCGTGATGTGCGCGGCGGCGAACGGGCTCGCGACGCTGGTCGCCGCGCGCATCCTGCAGGGCGCGGGCGGCGCGCTGATGGTGCCCGTCGGCCGCCTGATCCTCTATCGCGGCGTGTCGCGCCACGAGATGCTCGCGGCGACCACCTGGCTCACGATGCCCGCGCTCGTCGGCCCGCTGCTCGGGCCGCCGCTCGGCGGCTTTTTGACCGATGCGCTGTCGTGGCGCGCGGTGTTCTGGATCAACGTGCCGGTCGGCGTCGCGGGCGCGGCGCTCGCCGCGCGCCTCGTCCCCGCGTCGGCCGGCGAGCGTCGCGCGCCCGCCGACGCGCGCGGCATGCTGCTCGTCGGCGCGGCACTCGCCGCGCTGATGCTCGGCGTCGAGACCGCGGGCCGCGGCGTGCTGCCGGCGGGGGCGCCCGCCCTGTGCCTCGGCGCGGGCGTCGCGCTCGGCGGGCTCGCGATCCGCCATTGCCGGCGCGTCGCGCATCCGGCCGTCGATCTGTCGCTGCTCGGCATTCCGACCTTTCACGCGGCGACGATCGCGGGCAGCCTGTTCCGCGCGGGGGCCGGCGCGCTGCCGTTTCTCGTGCCGCTCACGCTGCAGGTCGGCTTCGGCGCGAGCGCGTCGAGAAGCGGCGCCATCACGCTCGCGAGCGCGCTCGGCTCGCTCGTGATGCGGCCGATGACGCATGCGGCGCTGCATCGCGCGCCGATGCGCACGGTGCTGATCGCGGGCAGCGTGTCGTTCGCGGCCGTGCTCGCCGCGTGCGCGACGCTATCGCCCGCGTGGCCGGATGCGGCCGTCTTCGCGCTGCTGCTCGTCGGCGGGCTGTCGCGCTCGCTCAGCTTCGCGTCGCTCGGCGCGCTCGTATTCTCGGACGTGCCGAGCGAGCGCCTGTCGGCCGCGACGTCGTTCCAGGGAACCGCGCAGCAGTTGATGCGGGCGGTGGGCGTCGCCGTCGCGGCGGGCGCGCTGCATCTGGCGATGCTGATCGGCGGGCGCGGCCAGGCGAGCCGGACGGATTTCGCCTGCGCGTTCGCGGCGATCGCGCTCGTCGTGCTCGCGTCGGTGCCGATGTTCGCCGCGCTGCCGGCCGACGCCGGCGAAGGGCTCGCGGGGCCGGCGCGCCGGCCGAGGCCATGA
- a CDS encoding class I SAM-dependent methyltransferase — MSSDPHTAPQSAPQNIYDDASFFEGYRTLRQGDTGLNGALESPAMKRLLPNLAGLHVLDLGCGFGDFARYARAHGAASVTAVDVSSRMLEEARARTDDGAVTYLQRSIETYHAATRAFDLVVSSLTLHYVEDYAGVVARIYDALRSNGRFVFSVEHPICTAYPHGWVRGDDGHKQHWPVDRYRQEGRRDTRWFVDGVVKYHRTVETYVNTLLKAGFTLTHLGEPAPVPDALAVRPDLEAECRRPPVLFLAAVRAGN, encoded by the coding sequence GTGAGCAGCGATCCCCACACGGCGCCTCAGTCCGCGCCGCAGAACATCTACGACGACGCATCGTTCTTCGAAGGCTATCGCACGCTTCGGCAAGGCGACACCGGCCTGAACGGCGCGCTCGAATCTCCCGCGATGAAGCGTCTGCTGCCGAACCTGGCGGGCCTGCACGTGCTCGACCTCGGCTGCGGCTTCGGCGATTTCGCCCGCTACGCGCGCGCGCACGGCGCGGCGTCGGTGACGGCCGTCGACGTGTCGTCGCGGATGCTCGAGGAGGCGCGCGCGCGCACCGACGACGGCGCCGTCACCTATCTGCAGCGGTCGATCGAGACCTATCACGCGGCGACGCGCGCGTTCGATCTCGTCGTGTCGTCGCTCACGCTGCATTACGTCGAGGACTACGCAGGCGTCGTCGCGCGGATCTACGACGCGCTGCGCTCGAACGGCCGATTCGTGTTCTCGGTCGAGCATCCGATCTGCACCGCGTACCCGCACGGCTGGGTGCGCGGCGACGACGGCCACAAGCAGCACTGGCCCGTCGACCGCTACCGGCAGGAGGGGCGGCGCGACACGCGCTGGTTCGTCGACGGCGTCGTCAAGTATCACCGCACCGTCGAGACCTACGTGAACACGCTGCTGAAGGCGGGCTTCACGCTCACGCACCTCGGCGAGCCGGCACCGGTTCCCGACGCGCTCGCGGTGCGGCCGGACCTCGAAGCGGAATGCCGGCGGCCGCCGGTGCTGTTTCTCGCGGCGGTGCGGGCGGGGAACTGA
- the osmF gene encoding glycine betaine ABC transporter substrate-binding protein OsmF has protein sequence MKVPRFSRTLRAAAAALAVSLCAAAPGARAAGAVTVASKIDTEGNLLGNVISQVLKAHGIAVVDKIGLGATPIVRRALTTGEIDIYPEYTGNAAFFFNKADDPAWKNAAQGYALARQLDYAANRIVWLAPAPANNTWGVAVLNSIAQARHLKTFSDFGKWVAAGGKVKLAASAEFVNSASALPSFEKAYGFKLKPEQMLVLSGGDTAATIKAAAQQTDGVNAAMVYGTDGGIAATGLAVLDDDKHVQPVYAPTPIIREAVLNAHPQIADYLKPVFASLDLKTLQALNARIQINGEPAAGVAASYLKAKGFVK, from the coding sequence ATGAAAGTTCCCCGTTTCAGCCGTACCCTGCGCGCGGCCGCCGCCGCGCTCGCCGTTTCCCTCTGCGCGGCCGCGCCCGGCGCGCGCGCCGCCGGCGCGGTCACCGTCGCGTCGAAGATCGATACCGAAGGCAACCTGCTCGGCAACGTGATCTCGCAGGTGCTCAAGGCCCACGGAATCGCCGTCGTCGACAAGATCGGGCTCGGCGCGACGCCGATCGTCCGCCGGGCGCTGACGACAGGCGAAATCGACATCTACCCGGAATACACGGGCAACGCCGCGTTCTTCTTCAACAAGGCCGACGATCCCGCGTGGAAGAACGCCGCGCAAGGCTACGCGCTCGCCAGGCAGCTCGATTACGCGGCAAACCGGATCGTCTGGCTCGCGCCCGCGCCCGCGAACAACACATGGGGTGTCGCGGTGCTCAACTCGATCGCGCAGGCGCGGCATCTGAAGACGTTCAGCGATTTCGGCAAGTGGGTCGCCGCGGGCGGCAAGGTGAAGCTCGCCGCGTCGGCCGAGTTCGTCAACAGCGCATCCGCGCTGCCGTCGTTCGAGAAGGCGTACGGCTTCAAACTGAAGCCGGAGCAGATGCTCGTGCTGTCGGGCGGCGACACCGCGGCGACGATCAAGGCCGCCGCGCAGCAGACGGACGGCGTGAACGCCGCGATGGTCTATGGCACCGACGGCGGCATCGCGGCCACCGGGCTCGCGGTGCTCGACGACGACAAGCACGTGCAGCCCGTCTACGCGCCCACGCCGATCATCCGCGAGGCGGTGCTCAACGCGCATCCGCAGATCGCCGACTACCTGAAGCCCGTGTTCGCGAGCCTCGACCTGAAGACGCTGCAAGCGCTCAACGCGCGAATCCAGATCAACGGCGAGCCGGCCGCGGGCGTCGCGGCGAGCTATCTGAAAGCGAAGGGCTTCGTCAAATGA
- a CDS encoding ABC transporter permease, which produces MTPRTAGGAAAPAPAPRPRAMPAWAARVDKVGVLIAALVAYAAFVLPFVTLRANRIAAGAELAPAAVFPALHAYALDALWAAGALFALVRSRAAWRAAVGVGLVFALGVAIGAAPAHLVTPDTPLARVSPAAGAWLLLFAFAVLIADALARIALAPAMRLVALAAASAALAAFIHGGFWDGLSVMQEYAVCADTFRNEAIRHLALVAGSVAAAVALGVPLGIGCTRSAALRGALLPLLNVVQTIPSIALYGLLMAPLAILAARVPLAARLGVSGIGVAPALIALFLYALLPIVSSVVVGFAQVPAAVVEAALAMGMTGRERLVAIELPLALPVVLSGVRIVLVQNIGLTAVAALIGGGGFGTFIFQGIGQSATDLVLLGALPTIALALVTAVLFEAATDLAKGARR; this is translated from the coding sequence ATGACGCCGCGCACGGCGGGCGGCGCGGCCGCGCCCGCTCCCGCGCCGCGCCCGCGCGCGATGCCCGCGTGGGCCGCGCGCGTCGACAAGGTCGGCGTGCTGATCGCCGCGCTCGTCGCGTACGCGGCGTTCGTGCTGCCGTTCGTCACGCTGCGCGCGAACCGGATCGCGGCGGGCGCGGAGCTCGCGCCCGCCGCGGTGTTTCCGGCGCTCCACGCGTACGCGCTCGACGCGCTGTGGGCGGCGGGCGCGCTGTTCGCGCTCGTGCGCAGCCGCGCGGCATGGCGCGCGGCCGTCGGCGTCGGGCTCGTGTTCGCGCTGGGCGTGGCGATCGGCGCGGCGCCCGCGCATCTCGTCACGCCGGATACGCCGCTCGCGCGCGTGTCGCCCGCGGCGGGCGCGTGGCTGCTGCTGTTCGCGTTCGCGGTGCTGATCGCCGACGCGCTCGCCCGGATCGCGCTCGCGCCCGCGATGCGCCTCGTCGCGCTCGCCGCGGCGAGCGCCGCGCTCGCGGCATTCATTCACGGCGGCTTCTGGGACGGGCTGTCGGTGATGCAGGAATACGCGGTGTGCGCCGATACGTTCCGCAACGAGGCGATCCGGCATCTCGCGCTCGTCGCCGGCTCGGTGGCGGCGGCCGTCGCGCTCGGCGTGCCGCTCGGCATCGGCTGCACGCGCTCGGCCGCGCTGCGCGGCGCGTTGCTGCCGCTGCTGAACGTCGTGCAGACGATCCCGAGCATCGCGCTGTACGGCCTGCTGATGGCGCCGCTCGCGATCCTCGCCGCGCGCGTGCCGCTCGCCGCCCGCCTCGGCGTGAGCGGCATCGGCGTCGCGCCCGCGCTGATCGCCCTGTTCCTGTATGCGCTGCTGCCGATCGTGTCGAGCGTCGTCGTCGGCTTCGCGCAGGTGCCCGCCGCCGTCGTCGAGGCCGCGCTCGCGATGGGGATGACGGGCCGCGAGCGGCTCGTCGCGATCGAGCTGCCGCTCGCGCTGCCCGTCGTGCTTTCCGGCGTGCGCATCGTGCTCGTGCAGAACATCGGCCTCACGGCCGTCGCCGCGCTGATCGGCGGCGGCGGCTTCGGCACGTTCATCTTCCAGGGGATCGGCCAGTCGGCGACCGATCTCGTGCTGCTCGGCGCGCTGCCGACGATCGCGCTCGCGCTCGTCACCGCCGTGCTGTTCGAGGCCGCGACCGACCTAGCGAAAGGAGCGCGCCGATGA
- a CDS encoding ABC transporter ATP-binding protein: protein MIEIERVSRLFGDLAAVDDVSLAVARGTVTALVGASGSGKSTLLRMINRLIAPTSGTIRVDGVDTASVPAETLRRGIGYVIQGHGLFPHWTVARNVATVPRLLGWRAARVDARVRELLELFELDYDTYARKLPHQLSGGQQQRVGVARALAAEPAILLMDEPFGALDPIIRGKAQDDLVALQRRLGITVVIVTHDIDEALRLGDQIAVMDAGRILQAGSPAEILGRPQPGVVERLVAGLDRPLRLLALTRVDALAEPGAAPGEPISGALTLRDAISELLWRGARALPVSSADGAAARRITLDAIVAQAKRPA, encoded by the coding sequence ATGATCGAGATCGAACGCGTGAGCCGGCTGTTCGGCGACCTCGCCGCGGTCGACGACGTGTCGCTCGCGGTCGCGCGCGGCACGGTGACGGCGCTCGTCGGCGCATCCGGCAGCGGCAAGTCGACGCTGCTGCGGATGATCAACCGGCTGATCGCGCCGACGAGCGGGACGATTCGCGTCGACGGCGTCGACACCGCAAGCGTGCCCGCCGAGACGCTGCGGCGCGGAATCGGCTATGTGATCCAGGGGCACGGGCTCTTTCCGCACTGGACGGTCGCGCGCAACGTCGCGACCGTGCCGCGCCTGCTCGGCTGGCGCGCGGCGCGCGTCGACGCGCGGGTGCGCGAGCTGCTCGAGCTGTTCGAGCTCGATTACGACACGTACGCGCGCAAGCTGCCGCATCAGTTGTCGGGCGGCCAGCAGCAGCGCGTCGGCGTCGCGCGCGCGCTCGCGGCCGAGCCCGCGATCCTGCTGATGGACGAGCCGTTCGGCGCGCTCGACCCGATCATCCGCGGCAAGGCGCAGGACGATCTCGTCGCGCTGCAGCGGCGGCTCGGGATCACGGTCGTGATCGTCACGCACGACATCGACGAAGCGCTGCGGCTCGGCGACCAGATCGCGGTGATGGACGCCGGGCGCATCCTGCAGGCGGGCTCGCCCGCCGAGATTCTCGGCCGGCCGCAGCCGGGCGTCGTCGAGCGGCTCGTCGCGGGGCTCGATCGGCCGCTGCGCCTGCTCGCGCTCACGCGCGTCGACGCGCTCGCCGAGCCCGGCGCGGCGCCCGGCGAGCCGATATCGGGCGCGCTCACGCTGCGCGACGCGATCTCCGAGCTGTTGTGGCGCGGCGCGCGCGCGCTGCCCGTATCGAGCGCCGACGGCGCGGCGGCAAGGCGCATCACGCTCGATGCGATCGTCGCGCAGGCGAAGCGGCCGGCATGA
- a CDS encoding ABC transporter permease — MTRAIKAASAATEAGALGAAGRRAPVMLARVAALAALAVMLARPGWLEPLFAPFADNGAPAIYRRASLLDLTLSHLAIVGAASAAGAVVALAAGIFVTRRAGAEFLPVARSVVHIGQTFPPVAVLALAVPAVGFGVKPVLIALILYGLLPIFESTIAGLQDVPAGAVDAARAMGMSALQRLAWIELPLAFPVVLNGIRLAVVINLGTATIGSTVAAKGLGDVIIAGLQTSNTAFVLQGGLVVALLAVLIYDALGVIGRWLAPASAAREEGGA, encoded by the coding sequence ATGACGCGCGCGATCAAAGCCGCAAGCGCCGCGACCGAGGCCGGCGCGCTCGGCGCCGCGGGCCGGCGCGCGCCCGTCATGCTCGCGCGCGTCGCCGCGCTGGCCGCGCTCGCCGTGATGCTCGCGCGGCCCGGCTGGCTCGAGCCCCTTTTCGCGCCGTTCGCCGACAACGGCGCGCCCGCGATCTACCGGCGCGCGAGCCTTCTCGATTTGACGCTGTCGCATCTCGCGATCGTCGGCGCGGCGAGCGCGGCGGGCGCGGTCGTCGCGCTCGCGGCCGGGATTTTCGTCACGCGGCGCGCGGGCGCGGAATTCCTGCCGGTCGCGCGCAGCGTCGTGCATATCGGGCAGACCTTTCCGCCCGTCGCGGTGCTCGCGCTCGCGGTGCCGGCCGTCGGCTTCGGCGTGAAGCCCGTGCTGATCGCGCTGATCCTGTACGGGCTGCTGCCGATCTTCGAAAGCACGATCGCGGGGCTGCAGGACGTGCCCGCCGGCGCCGTCGACGCGGCGCGCGCAATGGGCATGAGCGCGCTGCAGCGGCTCGCGTGGATCGAGCTGCCGCTCGCGTTTCCGGTGGTCCTGAACGGCATCCGGCTCGCGGTCGTCATCAATCTCGGCACGGCGACGATCGGCTCGACCGTCGCGGCGAAGGGGCTCGGCGACGTGATCATCGCGGGGCTGCAGACATCGAACACCGCGTTCGTGCTGCAAGGCGGGCTCGTCGTCGCGCTGCTCGCGGTGCTGATCTACGACGCGCTCGGCGTGATCGGCCGATGGCTCGCGCCGGCGAGCGCGGCGCGCGAAGAAGGCGGCGCGTAG